GTCCATGGGATCGATCAGCGCCTGGTTCCCGTCCCGCAGGTCGACCGAGCACCACAGGGGCGCCTTCTCGATCTGGCGGTTGGGCCACTCCCGGTCGGGCAGCCGGAGCGGGAGGGGCCGGAAGGGCCGGTACTTCTCGAACGGCATCTTCTTCGGGCTCACGGGCTGCGGGGGCATCTCACGCTCCTGGTCGGGCTCTATGTAGGTCGGCGGTTCGGTGAATCGGGGCAACAAAAAACCTCCTGCCGGGGGCAGGAGGTCGAGGGCGAGCACCGGAAGGGCGCCCGCCGTCAGGTAAGGAGGAGGTTGCTGCGGACGGCGTACGCGGAACCGGTCACGACGCCCAGCTTACCCGCTAATTTGCCTCGATGACCAGGGGGGAGCGGTGAGGTCTTGGTTCCGGATCGGCCTGCGGGTGGGGGTGCTGGCCGGAGCGGCGTTCGCCCTCGTCGTGGCCGCCCGCTCGCGTCGAAGCGACGGCCAGGGAAGCCTCGCCACGGGAGTGCACGGGCAGTGGCCCGACGTGCGCCGTTCCGGCGCCGGTCCCGACGGCCCCCCGACCGGGGACCACCACCCCCACGGCCGGGTGACGGTGCCACGCGAGGCGGCGCCGATGGGCGCCCCGCCGGCGGTCGCCTCCCGGGACCCCGGCCCGGCCGAGCCCGAGGCGTCCGAGCCCCGCGAGCACCTCGACTCCGAGGAGGCGCCGGCGGCGGCCGGGAAGGCGGGCGGCGGGCCGGCGTGGGTCGCGGCCGACGGGAAGGTCTGCCCGCCGACCCACCCGGTGAAGGCCAAGATGTCGAGCCGGCTCTACCACCTGCCCGGCATGCTGGCCTACGACCGCACCGCTCCCGACCGCTGCTACGTCGACCCGGCGGCGGCCGAGGCGGACGGCTTCACCCGGGCCAAGCGGTAGGGCAGGACCCGGGCCAAGCGGTAGGGCAGGCCGGCGCCGTCCCGGCGCCGGGCGTCAACCGGCCTGATGCAGCACCACCCGGTGGACGTCGATTATCCCGGGCGTGGCCGCCACCCGCTCCACCACCTCGGCGGGCACGGCGGTCTCGGTCGACAGCACCATCAAGGCGGCGCCCCCGGCCGGGGACTGACCAACCGCCATGTTGGAGATGCTGATGCGCTCCTCTCCGAGGAGTGTGCCCACCACGCCGATCATCCCGGGCCGGTCCTCGTTGCGGACGATCAACATGTTCGGCGCAGGAGAGAGGTCGACGCTGTGCTCGTCCACCATCACCACGCGCGCCCCGCCGCGCGGGCCCGACACCGTGCCCGCCACCGAGTGGCCCCCGCCCGTGATGGTGATCAGGTTGGTGTACTCCTGGGCGGCGGTGCTCGTCGTCTCCCGGATCTCGATGCCCCGCTCGGCTGCCATCTGCGGCGCGTTGACATACGACACGGGGTCGGTGATGCCCGCCGCCACGAACAGGCCCTTCAGCACCGACAGGGTGAGGATCCGGGTGTCCTGCTCGGCCAGGCCGCCCTGATAGGTGACCTCGAGGACCGACGGCGCCCCGTCGTGCAGGGCGGCGAACACGCCGCCGAGCAGCTCCGCCACCGGAAGGAACGGGCGCACCGCCTCCGACGCCTCCCCCGCCGACACGTTGAGGGCGTGGGGGACGAACTGGCCGGCCAGGGCCAGGCTCACCTGCTCGGCAATGGTCAGCCCGGCCTTGTCCTGGGCGTCACGGGTGCTGGCGCCCAGGTGCGGGGTCACGACCACGTTGGGCAGCTCGAAGAGCGGGCTGGTGGTGCACGGCTCTGCGCCGAACACGTCGAGAGCCGCCCCTCCGGCCTGACCGGACCGCAGCGCCTCGGCCAGGGCCTCCTCGTCGACGATTCCTCCCCGGGCCACGTTGACGATGCGGACCCCGGGCTTAGCCCGGGCCAGGAGGTCCTTGCCGATGAGGCCGACGCTCTCCGGCGTCTTCAGCAGATGGACGGTCACGAAGTCCGATTGGGTGATCAGCTCGTCGAGGTCGAGCAGCTCGATCCCGAGCTGCCGGGCCCGATCGGGCGCCACCCACGGGTCCCACGCCACCAGCCGCATCCCGAAGGCATGGGCCCGCTGCGCCACGAGGGTGCCGATCCGGCCCAGGCCGAGAACGCCCAGGGTCTTGCCGTACAGCTCGACGCCCTCCCACTTGGACTTCTCCCACCGCCCTGCGACCAGGGCGGAGTGCGCCTGGGGGACGTTGCGGGCGAGGGCCAGCAGCATGGCCATAGTGTGTTCGGCGGTCGACAGGGTGATCGACTGGGGCGCGTTGGCCACCATGACCCCGCGGCGGGTGGCGGCGGCCATGTCCACGTTGTCCACCCCGATGCCCGCCCGGCCCACCACCACCAGCCGGTCGGCGGCGTCGAGCACCTCGGCGGTGACCTTGGTGGCGGAGCGGATGACCAGGGCGTCGGCGCCCTTCACCGCCTCCTGCAGCTCGGCGGGTGTCAGCCCCAGCTTCACGTCCACGTCGTGGCCGGCGTCGGCCATCATCTGCAGCCCGGCGTCGGCCAGGGTCTCGGTGACGAGGATGCGGCCCACTACGACGCCTCCTCCAGCAGCTTGCCGATGCGGTTCACGCCCTCCTCGAGGTCGAGGTCCCCGAGGGCGTAGGAGAGCCTGGCGTACCCCGGTGCTCCGAACGCCTCCCCGGGCACGATGGCCACCTTGGCCTCGTCGAGGATCACCTCGGCCAGCTCGAGGGTCGAGGTCGGGGTGCGACCCCGAAGGGTGCGGCCGAGCACCTCCCGGAACGACGGGAAGGCGTAGAAGGCGCCCTCGGGCTCGACGCAGCTGACACCGGGGATCTCGTTGAGCATCTCGTGGATCCGCCGGCGGCGCCGGTCGAACGCCTCGCGCATCATCGCCACCGCCGACAGGTCACCGCTCACCGCCGCCAGGGCGGCCCGCTGCGAAACGTTGGCCACATTGGAGGTGGCGTGCG
This genomic interval from Acidimicrobiales bacterium contains the following:
- the serA gene encoding phosphoglycerate dehydrogenase produces the protein MGRILVTETLADAGLQMMADAGHDVDVKLGLTPAELQEAVKGADALVIRSATKVTAEVLDAADRLVVVGRAGIGVDNVDMAAATRRGVMVANAPQSITLSTAEHTMAMLLALARNVPQAHSALVAGRWEKSKWEGVELYGKTLGVLGLGRIGTLVAQRAHAFGMRLVAWDPWVAPDRARQLGIELLDLDELITQSDFVTVHLLKTPESVGLIGKDLLARAKPGVRIVNVARGGIVDEEALAEALRSGQAGGAALDVFGAEPCTTSPLFELPNVVVTPHLGASTRDAQDKAGLTIAEQVSLALAGQFVPHALNVSAGEASEAVRPFLPVAELLGGVFAALHDGAPSVLEVTYQGGLAEQDTRILTLSVLKGLFVAAGITDPVSYVNAPQMAAERGIEIRETTSTAAQEYTNLITITGGGHSVAGTVSGPRGGARVVMVDEHSVDLSPAPNMLIVRNEDRPGMIGVVGTLLGEERISISNMAVGQSPAGGAALMVLSTETAVPAEVVERVAATPGIIDVHRVVLHQAG